The following nucleotide sequence is from Plasmodium relictum strain SGS1 genome assembly, contig: PRELSG_99_v1_12, whole genome shotgun sequence.
TAAAGAACAATCTatgtttattatataattaaattattataattaatgagataaaataaagagaatttttttttgttaaatacaTTACACATAGAATTaagaataattaaattattttaaatgcaacaatatatttaaaaaaattcatttataaatcaagataaatgataatttagcaaaatgtaatttatataaaaacaaaattttgcgataatataaaaacaaagcaaaaatgttaaataaattataaaataaagttaaaCTTCTTTCAtgataacattttttttaataaaatttgattCAAGCGTTAAATTATAATctgttatatatttaatgaaatatgaTTAGAAAGGATTTCATTACATCTTTAATTTTGGAGaaatattttacataaactataatattacataaaatttaaaaaattaatttccctttttataaatattttaaaaaataactcATTGTATGTTTACTCTATTAAGAATATTAAATGATATTATCGAATGATTAattaaaatctttttttaaaatgaatatatgcAAGctgatttatttatttcataatgATATTGCTTTAACTTTATTTTAGGATTATTTTACGTCTTCTGCAACgaaattcattaaaatagaaaaaaaaatttatcatattttcacttttttttttttttataaaagtaaattatttattatacatattaatttatgttcgtcaattataaaaaaagatggaatattaaaaaaaaaNNNNNNNNNNNNNNNNNNNNNNNNNNNNNNNNNNNNNNNNNNNNNNNNNNNNNNNNNNNNNNNNNNNNNNNNNNNNNNNNNNNNNNNNNNNNNNNNNNNNNNNNNNNTTTATTTAACATGCATTCTTTTTTCGAATGTTTTTAAAGATTTAAAATTTactcttaattttttttatgaaattaatttaatatatatatcaaaagtagaaaaaaaaaaaattgaaactttaattgttttaatatatattattaattttatattaagcATCATGAACCAagaaagtatatatatacatgcatttactttaaaaaaatttagtggATTAAGTTCTATGTTAAAGATATCGTTGTGGAGTGGAGTTTTTAAGATACAAAATGCTCATGTTAATTAAATGTTTATATagaattttaaaatacaatactattttaaattcaataataaaatatgctttattttttaaaataaccaAGTTCACCCAATTTtttatggaaaaaaaaaattaagtaaaagaaatttctttttattaaattgaaaagatctaaaaatattatgttgTACAACTTTTTCTGCTTAAAATTACACTTAAATGTATATGATTAAACAAATTTCAAATGAGGATCCATTTATTTTTGATCTtttactttaattttttagtaataatatttaaattacttaaaaaaaaatttttattatatatattttttttaattttttatagtacATAATAATAGGAAGTAAAGGCTTTTATAACATTGACGCATATTACAATTTAAATAAGTAttcaatttaatttttatgaaaataatatttcattatcgTAATAAATTctataattgttttttttttatattttattagacCTGATATTAAGTGTGTGAAGTGTATAAAAACACaaataataagaaatttAGCGGAagtatttaatattaatgatgAGGATATTTTAGATGATTCAGGTCTTACAATAAGAGATGTACAATTGCTATATAATCTGAGTGAAACAAAAGATGAAAATACAGTACTTGAAGGATACTTTGGTGATTCAAGAAGTTTATTTGTAAAATTAGTAGATTTAGTATTTTTAGAAGATTTTAATGAAAGGTTGAAACAAGAGAAAAAGAACATTAATTCTATGTATTATACATTGGAGCTTATGgagaataaaataatgaattatttgGATATTTCACTGGATATTGCAAGTAATCATATTAAATGTGTATTTAAGAACCTTGAATCTCATGAAAATGAATTACGTTCATATACAAACGTTAATGTTGATATGAATATTAGCAAAAATGGTGCAAGGTTAACAATTAATAGAAATGATGCAGATGATTATTTCAGGAGTTCAAATTTGggtaaaaaaattgatttatGGCTTAAAAAATCCTTTaagttttttaataaattacgTAAAATGAATAATGAATTTTTGTCTGAGATTAATAAGGATATGTATGATTATAATCTTTATATGTCTAATTATATAGGTACATCTGAAAATATGTTTCCTTTAAAATATGCCCATTTAGATAATTTGGAACTGGTTAATTTTAATGACTCATTAGAAAAGATTTTAGGTGAATTTCAtagatttttatttactaaaaataaattaaaaggaaCTTTTATTACAAATGATTCTCTCATAGTATATATTGAAGaattgaattttttaattcataataTGCATAAAACATTACATGAGACTATAACATTAAAAACGCATAAGTTATTTGTAAAACTaaataagaaattaaatGGTGATATAAAATGCATGATAGCCTTTATTGCATATATACTTGAACACGATAAATCTAAAAATAAGTTTAAATTGGATGAATTGAAAAATAAACATGGAAAAGAAGTAATTAAGGATAAATTTTTgcttcatatatataaattacttttacaagaaaaagaagagatAAACAAATCctcaaataaatttaaaacatatataaaagaaattttggGTTTTGATGTGGATAGTTCAGGCATTAAATCATTAGTACAAAAACTTTATGGATTAGAAGAAGAAGATAATTTAAAACTCCAATTAAATGAGAAAGATGGATTTATACCATTATTTAGAGTTATTGTATACTCATTAGGGTGCTTGAGGAAATTAAAAGAGTATTCGGATT
It contains:
- a CDS encoding fam-f protein; this translates as MRIHLFLIFYFNFLYIIIGSKGFYNIDAYYNLNKPDIKCVKCIKTQIIRNLAEVFNINDEDILDDSGLTIRDVQLLYNLSETKDENTVLEGYFGDSRSLFVKLVDLVFLEDFNERLKQEKKNINSMYYTLELMENKIMNYLDISLDIASNHIKCVFKNLESHENELRSYTNVNVDMNISKNGARLTINRNDADDYFRSSNLGKKIDLWLKKSFKFFNKLRKMNNEFLSEINKDMYDYNLYMSNYIGTSENMFPLKYAHLDNLELVNFNDSLEKILGEFHRFLFTKNKLKGTFITNDSLIVYIEELNFLIHNMHKTLHETITLKTHKLFVKLNKKLNGDIKCMIAFIAYILEHDKSKNKFKLDELKNKHGKEVIKDKFLLHIYKLLLQEKEEINKSSNKFKTYIKEILGFDVDSSGIKSLVQKLYGLEEEDNLKLQLNEKDGFIPLFRVIVYSLGCLRKLKEYSDFIELLKSESEISFSTEFENILKGQNDALYIPEHKSRSLTLQFLDIYESSIFFIGLRRSNSELIDQSTKVDSCVKKIRALNSLISLLIDELKNRNKFHFCSVYRELSKNAIIFFLYAIKRLVGNKLRYFVRYE